The following are encoded in a window of Candidatus Kapaibacterium sp. genomic DNA:
- a CDS encoding MerR family transcriptional regulator: MQKLYYSISEVSKIVDEEQHILRYWEKEFDAINPKKNRAGNRVYSERDITIIKAVKKLLREDKLSLRGAKEQLSKFNFALPTEELVIGFETVEESVGEFTHKSNSDNKFLVNKLKELKSLLLEIKDSIST; this comes from the coding sequence TTCGATTAGTGAAGTAAGCAAAATTGTTGACGAAGAGCAACATATTTTACGCTATTGGGAAAAGGAATTCGATGCCATCAATCCCAAAAAAAATCGTGCGGGTAATCGTGTTTATTCCGAACGCGATATCACTATTATCAAAGCGGTGAAGAAACTTCTTCGAGAAGACAAGCTCTCTTTGCGTGGCGCCAAAGAACAGCTTAGCAAGTTCAATTTTGCATTGCCTACCGAGGAACTTGTTATCGGATTTGAGACGGTCGAAGAATCTGTCGGCGAATTTACGCATAAATCCAACTCTGACAATAAATTCCTTGTTAATAAGTTGAAAGAGTTGAAATCTTTACTTTTAGAAATTAAAGATTCTATTAGTACTTAA